The Tenebrio molitor chromosome 7, icTenMoli1.1, whole genome shotgun sequence region TGATAGTCATTATACCGtttaacgtaattttttttatgtgtaaTAGTTACGAAATTATATTTCATTCTAGTACtactatttttatattatgtattgaaatttgttaaataaaattattaagtgCGATATAATGTATACATAATATTTACAAGGCTGATAGTAAACATTCTCGTATGGAATACAAGTTTATTgcgttttcctcttttttaaCGAAGGCTTTTCAAACACTTGTTTTACCCCTCCCGCTTGTGTAGAATGGAATTTGAGGTTTTGTGAAGTCTCGCTTGACCAAGGTGAATCAAATTGTGTTGTATCCTGGTCGACCAAATGCGTATATTTGGTCCTTCCAGAACGGCCGAAATTTTTGACTTGCATAACTTTAGGCAAGATAGTTTTGTCAAAGTGATCTTCCAATGTAGCTTGTGCAAAGTCTCTTTTGTAGACCTCATCTTCTCTGTCCAAGTAAAACGCACCGCGATGGAAGTACTTTTGCAAGAATTTGTACTTTCCTTTGATAGATTTGTTTGTGACCTGTTTAGGATTCAGTCGCATTTCGATTCTTCTTTCTTCTTCAGTCATGTTACGCAATCTTTCGACTTCCAACCTTTCCCTTTCTATCGCTTCCCGTTCCTCGCGATCTCTCTTGATTCTTTTGAGTTCTCTCAGTTTCCAGGCTTCATATTCAATTTCGTCGTTTTCGTCGTCCGTGCAGACATCGTCTATGTTTGGTTCATTGTTTTCTTTATCTTTTGCTTGCTGTTCTTTTCTGATCGTTTCTTCGACAATCCTCAACGTCTGTCGTCTTCTTTCCTCCGCGCTTCTAACAGCTTCCAGCTCCTGCTGCTTCTGTTTCTGCACTTCCTTCTCTTTCTCTATTATCGTTATCCTATCTTTTTTCCTCACAAAGATCGGTTTCAATCTCGGTCCGGTCTCCTCTTCCGAATCTGTATATTCTTCATATTCCGACGATTCTTCTGATGATTCCGACTTCTCTTCCTCTTTAACCATAaattcttcttctttcttGTCTAGCATTCGCTTTTTCATAATTTCTCTTCGTTTCTCGATCTCACCATCACTGAGTTCCACTTCTGATTCATCATCATCTGGAGCAGCTTCAAGTGTATGTTTATGTTCGGGCAGATTTATCTGTTCTTTTTCCGACTCGTCATCTGATGATTCCAACACTTCAGGTTCCAAAATGTGTCTCCGCCGTTCAGGTCTGACTTCTGTTTCAACTTCGGCAATTTTCAAACGCCGCAAACGAGGATCGTTCATTTCATCGTCACTATGTGTGGGTTCCGGGCTGGGAGGTTGAAGGGGTTGGTTACGACGTTCCAGAAAATCATCTTCTTCACTATCGCTGTCGGACCTGACATCCTGAGCGTAATCAGGTCGCTTTCCAGAGACATACCGGTGTACTTTCACCTTTTGCATAGAAATCTCACCTGCAAagataaatttggaaaaattaaggACCAAATATTGAGACTCTTCACAATTGAAAATCTACCATATCACCAGTGaaaataaaagacaaaaagagtaatatttgtttttaatttttgcgaaGTTTTTAGatgttttataattacatGAATAACGACtcaatttactttaaaaattgtatcaCTCCCAACCGAACAGATACACACGCAGCCACCCAATgcaatttttcattgtttccCTAGATTAAAACGGGATCTGTCCAGTGGCGTTTGTGATGAATGGATTTTTTTATGACAAATGTatgctttgtttaaaaaagtcaAGATTCTAAAGTTAGTCTTGAAGAAATATAATACCTATTTATGTAATATTATTGATGTGAAAAAAATCGTACACTTTTGGGTGGCCGCgtgtgtacctactttttcagCCCAAGACGGAACCTAACCgtataaacaaaataattaacaagAACGTGAAAATAAGAGTAATACAGATTTTAAACACCTGTAAGTGTTATTTCTAGCaatttggaatttattttagtaaatCTAGCTAGGAATATAGGTTATGTGACTGGTTGTAatttttacctttttcattTCGTACAGGAACGGCACCTGCAGTACTCTGAATACCATAAGAAGACTGTGGATTCATCATTTTGTACTTTAATATACAAAATGcttttctattttaatttttattatctttatCCCAACACCACCACAAAAACTGTCACCGATGTAAAAACAACTGTCAACTGTCAGATGAGCAGGAGCAGACGGCGAAGTCAAAGTCACAATTGGAAgagtcaaaatattttgaaaataattttcatttaatagtTATCAATTAGAAAATGATTAACGTTTTAAGTCATGGTAGAATCTTATTCTTAAGACTAAAATTTTAGGAGAGATGCATAGAATTAGTTATTGAATAGACAGTCTTGCCAATAGTAGAACATCAACACGTGTTTCGGTTTTGTTTTCGTACGTTGGTGGTACCACCTGTTGTTGATGCTGAATAAGTTAAATATACGGAACGCAAGCGTGGAAGAAGACGCGGCGAAGctgtgtttttataatttttacgtGATTGTGACAAAACATTGAAACATTATGAACTAATTAATTAAGTTCCGAGTGTattcttttgtgtttttgtttaaattgtgtttttgtgagtgaaaatttttttcttggatTACAAACGGCAAAACAACTTTGTCAAGAGAGGTAAGAAATATTCCCAAATCTTGAAAATATCGGAAGAAAACCCGTTTCCGTAAGATTTTCGGTCGTGGGGCAACGGTCGGTAACGACAAACCGGGATTTACCGTTCCGGCGTTTGTGCGATGTCTCATTTGATCCTTGTGGTCCGGACGCAAGTTCCGGTCGGTGTGGACCGCTCTTCGGCACAAAAATGAGGTAGAGTTTACGTAAGTGGTGTCGATGCCGGAATTGTTATGGCAAGTGCGGATAAAAACGGCAAGAATCAAGATAGGCGCGGCAAATTCTTGTTTCTTGTATGTCAGCGCGATCAAGGAGTCTGTGTTAAGTCTGACGTTTAGGCAGGGCACGTCAAGATAGCTGGTGGTACAGCATGCTGCGATGCTATTATGCAAAACACCAACAACCAAGGACATTGTCTATGAGGCTGCCGAATACCTAAGGAGTTATTTATCTTTTGATTTGCAGACGGTGACGTCAGGATGTGTATGATGTGAATGGGTCAACGACATGCGGAATGCCCTGCTTTTCTTGggcaatttattttcactgGTGTACAGTTGTCTGGGTTCCGGTAAAGCGATGCTCTTTTTCCATCTGACACACACCTAGAGCCTCAATTTGCCAGCTCTGTCGCTGCCGGAGATTCAACGTGTCAAAGGTCCAGCCGCTGCCACGGctggaattaatttaaatctattatttaTGACGACTTGAAGATCGTTCCGAATCAGGATTTCCATTTTATGTTTGCCGTATTTAAAGAATATTTAGGTCAACAGACACAATTATCTGCAAAACAACTTCAACTTGCTCGGTCAAATCAATCCacatttaaacaataataactCCAATTGGAAAAATGAGCTCGAGAAATCTTGAAAAGAGGAGGTTGTCAGTTTCgtagtatctttttttttgcaacagtGAAATACGAATGGACGTCCAGATATAGATTTTTTGTCCTGTTTTACTTCCTTTGGTCGATTAACGAGCGCATTGAGtgcaaaatgcaaaaatcGCGGCCTAAAAAAGTACAGTTTACGTCATTTCCAGTGAAACCTGAAGTGCAAATCGAAAGCGAAATAGATTTAGTTGCGTTAATATCAATGTTTGAAAGTGTCTGATTAATTGatatattcaaaatttcacTTTTACAACATATAATGAGCTGTGTAACCTTTTAAGTGCTTTATTTGGTAGTTTTAATAATCTAATCTGTTATTATTGGGGTTCCTACAAGTATCTCATAAAAACTATTTGACAATTCATGAAATTCTACTGCCAAATAGCTATTGTTCTTATTCACTCAAGACTTTCTATGCCACTTAATGAATCAGCCACAAATGCGTGGAATTTGGCACGATTTCTATCCCTAAGAACCCTTcacttttcaattttgttaaGAGTATCGAGTGGTCCATTAGAATGGATGTGTGCCTATggggaaataaaaattttccccACAAGTGTcatgaatattaattttgaaaaaaaaattgataacgtGATGAACCTAGCCAGTGTTTTTGTGATCacaataaacattaaaatgcGCTTATGTAAGGTGACATTTAATCTAATCTGGCTTTTAACATTTCGTATCGATTATTTGTACATCCCAAAATAAAACGAATAACTCATAATTCTGATTTGGGAACAAACTCTGACATAACTAGCAATTGCCGGTTTGAATTTTTGTGattacatatttcattacTAAATAATACCAATAGTCAATTGCCATTCATATCTGTTGTGCAGTTTGcgcaacagaaaaaagtagaGGTTTACTGAAGTTGTTTTTCTATGAGTTGTACACCCGATACATGAATGACGTTTCTGTTGGAAAATTTCaactggaaaaacaaatttgtattCAATTATCGGAATTGTTTATATTCCGGCGGCAGTATGAtggaataaatttaattttcaaggtTGCTCAGCTTTCTTTCCGTCGAGTGAATTTTCCCTAGCTGCAGTAAAAGTCAAACGAGAACGTGGTAGAAATTGGATATCCAGCAACGCCTTTTTGTAGTAGGACAAGTGTACAGAAAACTAGAAACAATGCGTGTTTTACATGTGAAACCGGTGTTAATGTGTCACCAGGATAGACATTTTCCAATCGACtgaagttgaaataaaagtttttattgAAGATTTAAGTACCCGAAATTGACGTAATGTTTGCGATTTCCGCACGTACGAGCTTATTCGCTCAGGTGTTATgaataatgcatttttatttttacttgtgTATGCAAAAACGTTGCAAAATGACGATTGTGCAATATGTGTGTATAGACAACAATCAGGCctattttcgatttttaaagTGTATAGGTGCagttcattattatttaaatgacGAAGCTGACACGCTTAAACAGACAGTTTTAGAGCCGCTCATTACAACGTTAGCGTATAACAACTCTGTTGAGCTGCCAGcgcatttttataattgcaacGCAAGTGGTAACTGCGATAAAAGACCGATTTTATCGGAGACTTTAATGCTGAACCAGAAGACCAAAAATTCGCGTCTTCTTACACCCACAACCGTCGTCACGTTAACCGTTTCTTAATTCAATCGCAGTAACCTACAAGTTAACAGTATTTGTCACTTGTTTGCATTTGGCGAAAGAATTGTAGCGTGATTCAACGTTTGAAATGTTACaaacaagttttttaaattaataacgaTCTCGATGGTATTTTAAATACAGAAATGCGAGTTGTGGGTGTGACACGGAGCTCGTAAAAATCCGAACGTTTTACGATTCGACCCTTGTCGAGGGTAAGAGGTGGCTACCTGGAACGTATTTGGGAAGGTTTCATTTTGACGGGCAAGGAGTGGAACTTTCTagataattattgaaaaaataccAAATCACCTACTTAGGCGTCAATTTACTCAGCAAGATACTGCACAACACATGATTCAACATCCTTTGACTTATTTTcgacatacatatttgttgtTATCAGGATGTTTAACATTGTGCGTGGTGTAATCGATGGAATTTTGGGATTACCAGATAATTGTTTATCTTGCCGATCAATAAAAATAGAGTACCACGTATCGTGAAGATACGTTTAGAATAGTTTTATATGGTGGTCTGTGCTGTTGCTAAGTTTCTTGGTGAGAGGCGTAGaagaacaaaaattgaaagGTAAAAGTggtcaagtttttttaattcgtgcttggtcatttaaatttcaattctgGTCACTCATTTACCAGAAGATCCGAAAGATTTAATGGTTTTTAGTTAAAATGTTCGAGATGACATTTGAGATAAAGCGAATTCctaaagtaaaatttgttcTTCATATTAgagtttatttaatgacgGCAATCATTTCCAAATATAGTTCCTTTGTGTTGGCACTTTTATCGCGCCATTAATCTGTTCGACTTCATGACCACTATTCTAACGACACGTCAAAAAGCGATTTCTTCCTATCCGCAAAAGATCCCTGTGTGAATCCGTCCGGGCAGATCAACCTCCTTGTGCAGATAAACCGTTGGTGCAATTAAGTTGTCGGACATGCATGAATCATGCGACAGACCGGCTGCACATTTTTCGCTCTTTTATTTCAGCTTGCCTTCGCAGAGATTGTTTATTCTGCTGTAAACATTCCTCTCCTTAGAAACGCCCGAAGATCGATTTTAACATTTCACGTGTGTCGCTGCTGAATTCGCAACGAACAGTCCTCAACAAGCCTAGCTCCTAGCTGTCTCACGTCCGACTTGTAAATTTTACTATTACAACACCAAGTGCATTGGCCTGGTTAGAAGATGTGTACAACGTAATTCCGTCTAGTCTTCCGATGGATGGGTTTTTATGGTCGGGTCTCAGCTGGAGGGGTTGCCAGGTCATCCTGCGAAGAATGCAAGCTAGGTCGGTGGGTCGAGCCTCTCCGGGCACAGTCGGACGTGAATTGTTGGGTTTTAAAGAGCCGCCGAACAGACGGAAGCGCTTCACATGTTGTGATAATAAAGTACCAGGGACTCGAAGAAGCAAGAGCCGTTAACGcggttctttgattttttcttcGGTTATTatatatttcttaaaaataacgGCAATTCCAGTACGCGAGTGCACATACCCTATAATTTTTTACTGTGTTGTAAGATCGTATTGGCCCCGAGGCTAGTGTCGAGGTTTTTGACCATTTGggaaatgttttcaaaaatggcATGTCGAGGTCGTCATCGAAACTGGAACGATTTGCGGCCGATGCtatttttacacaaaaactTATAAACTTAACAGTTGTCTGGTTGAGGTTCTTTCACAGCTTCGAGGCAATAGTTcgataaatattttgtcacTTTAGAGCTTTCGTAAAATAACTGTGGCGATTTGTTTTTCGAGTAGTTCTATCAACATTGACTAACATTAACGATAGTAATTATGAAAGAGGAAATACCAACCAAAGTTCAAGTTTCGAAAGagtgaatttgaaaatttagtcATAGCAAGAAATTAGTTCGTGGAAGTTTATAGAAAAGTATTCCCATAGACCAGTACTGAAGTATTGTAGTGCTACTCTCAGGATTCGACAAATAACCCTCGGTTGCAGGGTCTGTGAGACCCAAGACATGTGAAAATGCTCTTGATTTTCGTTGTTATTTAAGTAATCTTAACTGGACtgcatttttgtttaaataaattagttaAAGTAATTTGAATGTCGTTTTTTGTCAAGAAGGCATTCGGGTCTCTTCGGACCCAACCCGTGGGATCATGTAACTTTAATTTATAATCTGCAAATAAGGATTGTTTTGTGCAATAATGCAAACTACATGAATGTGTTTGtggaaatgtttatttatttacttgtaCATTTTTATACGCATAATGTTTACTTCGAAGTGTTTAACAATCTGGAATTTATCTGACTGGGTTTTCGGAGGAATAGCATCCGGATTCACTCTCAACTTATCGAGGCCAGTGTAAACATCATAAAGATAGCAAAAccaattgtttttgaaaattttatgctATAGTGAGTGCGTCGAAAATTTTCCTCGGTGAACTTcgacctttttgaatttttgcccAGGTTTTTGTTTATACCTTGAGGGTCTCAAACGATGATAATCTaatatattacatatttctagaaaaaaagtatgtacataatgaaaattatttgttaagaattaaacataaatatgcatgtatttgcaaaaaatgcagttttttttaacacatcataaaatataattttaagtCAAAACTAAAATCTTCATTAAATTTGCaatgcaacatttttattttttggtcaaTAAGACCGAAGCCATGGAATGGTGTCATTGGCAAACCATCCATGGAACGGagagacaataatttatactGCTTATAAAGAGTTGATTTTTAAACGTTTCAAACTGTCCATCTGTTGTCATATtccactatttttttaatcacacAAGACACAAGTTCAGATTAGGAACATAAATATACCCATTTGTACTTACTGACATACTTAattgtttacatattttacttCGTTATCTATATTGTCATATTTGTTCGAAATTACGATGGTAAAAGAGGATTAACGGGTTCGATAGAAGCTCCTTACTTGTATGtatgtagtttattttttaaaaattctatgaaCACGTAATGCCCAAATtgttaaatacaaaatatgcTGTAGAAAAATTAACGCTAGTTTTATGTGTTTTCGTCAGAATTACAACACACGCACTTTGCTCTACCTTACACATTAGCACCTATAGCGTTCATAATTATGAAGTCGTTGTCCAACGCGAAGGTTGCTAAAATGCGTTAATTCTACATtcctttttcgtttttttctttgtgttatGGAAATTTTGTACAGAATAAATTCTATGAACCACAAGTCCTCtcattttcttaattaatcaatttttgttaaaatagaAAGCTCAACACCAGATGCAGGAcacgtatttttttaaatccgtGAATATACACAGTGTGTGCAGTTTCCAATAAAACTAACAGATTGTTCCGACGTTTGTTATTCTCATTAGTTTCTCAGTAGTAACCGAACCCCTAAAATTGTGTTCGTCGCTTTTCAGCACAAATGTTTTCCCTGTTCACATAAACTTTAGTTCTAGATTAaagttttagaaaaaaatctaatctaATCACTCATCGCGTTGATTGTTTTACTTAGTGTCGAGGTCCACcttgttgaaaatttatttaaataatattagtcACTGAATGCGTACATTTCAAAAGAATCTAGATATGTTATTTCGATAAATTTAATAGAATggttttattcttaaaaaccAGTTGACTTGAAGAGGTACAGGTTTTTATGGGTCACGTAAAATTAGTTGGTTAGAATTATAGGTACAGATGCCAAGTAACATTTTCAATCTTTacccaaaaaatatttcaatttttgcgtACAGTAGGTCGAGTAATCGTGATAATTAAAGTTTTTCGCAAAACAAACAACAGACAACTTCAACTCCAGTTCTACACCTGTCACCATCAATCACCATCAAAATTTCAATACAATGGGTTTAGTTAAATA contains the following coding sequences:
- the Mfap1 gene encoding microfibrillar-associated protein 1; this translates as MMNPQSSYGIQSTAGAVPVRNEKGEISMQKVKVHRYVSGKRPDYAQDVRSDSDSEEDDFLERRNQPLQPPSPEPTHSDDEMNDPRLRRLKIAEVETEVRPERRRHILEPEVLESSDDESEKEQINLPEHKHTLEAAPDDDESEVELSDGEIEKRREIMKKRMLDKKEEEFMVKEEEKSESSEESSEYEEYTDSEEETGPRLKPIFVRKKDRITIIEKEKEVQKQKQQELEAVRSAEERRRQTLRIVEETIRKEQQAKDKENNEPNIDDVCTDDENDEIEYEAWKLRELKRIKRDREEREAIERERLEVERLRNMTEEERRIEMRLNPKQVTNKSIKGKYKFLQKYFHRGAFYLDREDEVYKRDFAQATLEDHFDKTILPKVMQVKNFGRSGRTKYTHLVDQDTTQFDSPWSSETSQNLKFHSTQAGGVKQVFEKPSLKKRKTQ